A part of Crassostrea angulata isolate pt1a10 chromosome 5, ASM2561291v2, whole genome shotgun sequence genomic DNA contains:
- the LOC128184885 gene encoding proprotein convertase subtilisin/kexin type 5-like encodes METNLFYFVYVFITVQGIESKCLPTELSIVTKQRYQTQTTCNTSCPVNQYIFQQACLQDCPPFTSKNDNGFIKYCKYPAINELECPSEFCNPKYPFCFKENCLSSCPEYTVSHNGSCLMDCPKESPYLTATCDGVCYTGAKFCSKTCPSSHPYIFSSLKLRHCLVECPDYTVLDKRFCRLSCPVDHPFLFGKTCLEKCPDTHPMIVFQTSPFNQIFTCRTECPIDNASFRNVCVSICPKGTFLDNGVQCVDKCGDIRPFMTTIPSKRKSVYFQQCVSRCPLGKYSINRNATFECVSKCPSNFSLYNNSCVPKCPLTHPMKKKTNINRLKTTICVKSCPKDMFTHEKECIFQCPTPLVHYKSKCLPECQKPLPIILKVNRTCFAACPVEFVKYNNTCIDKCPEHVQFIENGTCVDHCASKNSLSIVSNIGKTCINSAFCTNETMLIKGTTTCTLVCPRKTHAIIKDVCTNNIGECHENYVLQDTNRGLHCQEKCSDAFYKNGKMCVTQCPVNKFIMDRNCSDACFGTRPLQYKENRKKGKTKCVSECPDGYLMHEKECLTADWCMRNDLMYTFKNTCYSQCPEGTSQQNDFTCIAYNTSNVWNGVSTTLFIAGLFFIMFFMLCCFKGCICTCLRSWWLNRKLERYQDRGPEYAYLNDETGSNEGRYENSVDENITMEDSNTIGDQF; translated from the exons ATGGAAACCAACctcttttattttgtatatgtttTCATAACAGTACAG GGGATCGAAAGTAAATGCTTGCCAACGGAGCTGTCTATCGTGACCAAGCAGCGGTACCAAACACAAACAACCTGCAATACAAGCTGCCCTGTCAACCAGTACATATTTCAACAAGCCTGCCTTCAAGACTGTCCGCCATTTACTTCTAAGAATGATAATGGATTTATAAAGTACTGTAAATATCCCGCCATAAATGAATTGGAATGCCCAAGTGAATTTTGTAATCCGAAATATccgttttgttttaaagaaaattgtttaAGTTCATGTCCGGAATACACTGTTAGCCATAATGGGTCTTGTCTAATGGATTGTCCGAAAGAATCGCCATATCTAACGGCAACTTGCGATGGAGTGTGCTACACTGGGGCTAAGTTTTGCTCTAAGACTTGTCCAAGTTCTCATCCATATATTTTCAGTTCCCTGAAACTTCGGCACTGTCTAGTGGAATGCCCAGACTATACTGTGCTAGATAAAAGGTTTTGCAGATTATCTTGTCCAGTTGATCATCCTTTTCTTTTTGGTAAAACTTGCTTAGAGAAATGCCCAGATACACATCCAATGATAGTTTTCCAAACATCGCCTTTCAATCAGATCTTCACATGCAGGACGGAATGTCCCATAGACAATGCTTCGTTTAGAAACGTTTGTGTTTCTATCTGTCCAAAAGGCACGTTCCTTGACAATGGTGTACAATGTGTGGATAAATGTGGAGATATAAGACCTTTTATGACCACTATACCATCTAAGAGAAAATCAGTCTATTTTCAGCAGTGTGTCTCAAGATGTCCGCTtggaaaatattcaataaacagAAACGCCACTTTTGAATGTGTTAGTAAATGTCCTTCCAATTTTTCCCTTTATAATAATTCATGCGTACCAAAATGTCCGTTGACTCACCCcatgaaaaagaaaacgaaCATAAACAGACTAAAGACAACCATTTGTGTTAAAAGTTGTCCAAAGGATATGTTTACTCATGAGAAGGAATGCATTTTCCAATGTCCGACACCTCTAGTTCATTACAAGTCAAAATGTTTACCCGAATGTCAAAAGCCTCTTCCTATTATATTAAAGGTCAACCGAACATGTTTTGCAGCATGTCCTGTTGAATTCGTAAAATATAATAACACTTGCATTGACAAATGCCCGGAACATGTACAATTCATCGAAAACGGGACATGTGTTGATCACTGTGCCAGTAAGAACTCTCTTTCTATTGTTTCAAATATTGGTAAAACATGCATTAACTCTGCATTCTGCACAAATGAAACTATGTTAATAAAAGGAACCACAACATGCACCCTTGTTTGTCCTAGAAAAACCCATGCCATCATAAAGGACGTATGCACTAATAATATAGGCGAATGCCACGAGAACTATGTCTTACAAGACACTAACAGAGGTTTACACTGCCAGGAAAAATGTTCTGatgctttttataaaaatggaaaGATGTGTGTAACTCAGTGTCCTGTTAATAAATTCATCATGGACAGAAACTGTAGTGACGCGTGTTTTGGAACAAGACCACTACAATATAAAGAGAACAGAAAAAAGGGTAAAACTAAATGCGTTTCTGAGTGCCCGGATGGATATCTAATGCACGAAAAGGAATGTTTGACTGCAGACTGGTGCATGAGAAATGATTTAATGTATACCTTTAAAAACACTTGCTACTCACAGTGCCCAGAAGGAACATCGCAGCAAAATGACTTTACGTGTATTGCTTATAATACTTCGAATGTATGGAATGGTGTTTCAACTACTTTATTTATTGCTGGACTATTTTTCATCATGTTTTTCATGCTATGTTGCTTTAAAggatgtatatgtacatgtctCCGAAGTTGGTGGTTAAATCGAAAACTTGAAAGATATCAG GATAGGGGCCCTGAATATGCATATTTAAATGATGAAACTGGAAGCAACGAAGGCAGATATGAAAACTCTGTCGACGAAAATATAACGATGGAAGATTCTAATACAATCGGTGATcagttttag
- the LOC128184886 gene encoding uncharacterized protein LOC128184886 isoform X5, with translation MARICQNDKIEEIQLIPSSLNLDSDETEVKTVLSSENKGELSTIVTTPLPPGKEYHLFMSYSSEDSDDANTLRQHLEERFHLKCLYYERDFQIGKNIDESITEGLRKSVKALLLLSPFYIQSHWCVTEAREACKLSFDDMENHNVIPVLLRHLPKELPPFLNSYVYIDAQREMDVAGKNNKAFNQPGYLDPLQMDKSALSCNGTLLIRKRATKAVFYNHGLAYRFLPLEAFEEEKICQNGIDLVGLSKGIHSVVLRNNLRFYRSSKCLVYFDQPTLTEPTLHVFKYNLDDCEDYLLSLLKRLRQNDLLWDTRTIKEIVKELIHQKLEEFQSTQALIKWTLLRESSVNRHRTSNNRACICEMLEDQVNKTYGPVVIQV, from the exons ATGGCTCGGATATGCCAAAATGACAAAATAGAAGAAATACAGCTAATTCCATCTTCACTAAACTTGGACTCCGATGAAACAGAAGTGAAAACAGTCTTAAGCAGCGAAAATAAAGGCGAACTCTCAACAATTGTCACCACACCTCTCCCTCCTGGAAAAGAGTACCATCTCTTCATGTCCTATAGTTCTGAGGACAGCGATGATGCCAACACTCTACGTCAACACTTAGAAGAACGATTTCATTTGAAGTGCTTGTATTATGAAAGGGACTTTCAGATCGGTAAGAACATCGACGAAAGCATCACAGAGGGACTGCGAAAAAGTGTCAAGGCTTTATTACTTCTCAGTCCATTTTACATTCAAAGCCATTGGTGCGTAACCGAGGCTCGGGAAGCGTGTAAGCTTTCGTTTGATGATATGGAAAACCATAATGTAATTCCCGTTCTTCTGAGACATCTACCCAAAGAATTGCCTCCCTTCCTTAATTCATACGTTTACATAGATGCCCAGAGAGAGATGGATGTTGCTGGGAAAAATAATAAGGCATTTAATCAGCCAG gATATTTAGATCCACTACAGATGGACAAATCCG CTTTGTCATGTAATGGAACACTTCTAATTCGGAAAAGAGCAACTAAAGCAGTTTTTTATAACCATGGCTTGGCATATAGGTTTTTACCATTAGAAGCTTTCGAAGAAGAAAAGATTTGTCAAAATGGCATTGATCTGGTTGGG CTTTCTAAAGGAATCCACTCCGTGGTTCTTAGAAACAACCTTAGATTCTACAGAAGCAGCAAATGTCTCGTGTATTTTGACCAACCTACTCTTACTGAACCTACA CTTCATGTCTTCAAATACAATCTTGATGATTGTGAG GATTATCTGTTGTCTCTTCTGAAACGACTTAGGCAAAATGACTTACTTTGGGACACAAGAACTATAAAA GAAATAGTCAAAGAGTTGATTCATCAAAAACTAGAGGAATTTCAGAGTACTCAAGCCTTAATCAAATGGACACTTTTACGAGAAAGTTCAGTGAATCGTCATCGGACCAGCAACAACAGAGCGTGCATCTGTGAGATGTTAGAGGACCAAGTCAACAAAACGTACGGGCCTGTGGTGATCCAAGTGTAA
- the LOC128184886 gene encoding uncharacterized protein LOC128184886 isoform X2, whose translation MARICQNDKIEEIQLIPSSLNLDSDETEVKTVLSSENKGELSTIVTTPLPPGKEYHLFMSYSSEDSDDANTLRQHLEERFHLKCLYYERDFQIGKNIDESITEGLRKSVKALLLLSPFYIQSHWCVTEAREACKLSFDDMENHNVIPVLLRHLPKELPPFLNSYVYIDAQREMDVAGKNNKAFNQPGYLDPLQMDKSALSCNGTLLIRKRATKAVFYNHGLAYRFLPLEAFEEEKICQNGIDLVGCKKHFTSIMEDLNNKCLFQNYPVFSSIKWRCLLLFVLSTAFGCIWMASFLLSATYGSTLKPNWIINTMIGLPLLFCICPFGLLLIYICRRRLSKGIHSVVLRNNLRFYRSSKCLVYFDQPTLTEPTLHVFKYNLDDCEDYLLSLLKRLRQNDLLWDTRTIKEIVKELIHQKLEEFQSTQALIKWTLLRESSVNRHRTSNNRACICEMLEDQVNKTYGPVVIQV comes from the exons ATGGCTCGGATATGCCAAAATGACAAAATAGAAGAAATACAGCTAATTCCATCTTCACTAAACTTGGACTCCGATGAAACAGAAGTGAAAACAGTCTTAAGCAGCGAAAATAAAGGCGAACTCTCAACAATTGTCACCACACCTCTCCCTCCTGGAAAAGAGTACCATCTCTTCATGTCCTATAGTTCTGAGGACAGCGATGATGCCAACACTCTACGTCAACACTTAGAAGAACGATTTCATTTGAAGTGCTTGTATTATGAAAGGGACTTTCAGATCGGTAAGAACATCGACGAAAGCATCACAGAGGGACTGCGAAAAAGTGTCAAGGCTTTATTACTTCTCAGTCCATTTTACATTCAAAGCCATTGGTGCGTAACCGAGGCTCGGGAAGCGTGTAAGCTTTCGTTTGATGATATGGAAAACCATAATGTAATTCCCGTTCTTCTGAGACATCTACCCAAAGAATTGCCTCCCTTCCTTAATTCATACGTTTACATAGATGCCCAGAGAGAGATGGATGTTGCTGGGAAAAATAATAAGGCATTTAATCAGCCAG gATATTTAGATCCACTACAGATGGACAAATCCG CTTTGTCATGTAATGGAACACTTCTAATTCGGAAAAGAGCAACTAAAGCAGTTTTTTATAACCATGGCTTGGCATATAGGTTTTTACCATTAGAAGCTTTCGAAGAAGAAAAGATTTGTCAAAATGGCATTGATCTGGTTGGG TGCAAGAAACACTTTACCAGTATTATGGAGGATTTAAATAACAAGTGCCTTTTCCAAAACTATCCAGTTTTCTCGTCTATTAAGTGGCGATGTTTGCTGCTCTTTGTCCTAAGCACAGCATTTGGTTGCATTTGGATGGCTTCATTTCTGCTCAGTGCTACTTATGGCAGTACTTTAAAACCCAATTGGATTATAAATACGATGATTGGTCTTCCGCTTCTGTTCTGTATATGTCCATTTGGACTATTACTCATCTATATATGTAGAAGACGG CTTTCTAAAGGAATCCACTCCGTGGTTCTTAGAAACAACCTTAGATTCTACAGAAGCAGCAAATGTCTCGTGTATTTTGACCAACCTACTCTTACTGAACCTACA CTTCATGTCTTCAAATACAATCTTGATGATTGTGAG GATTATCTGTTGTCTCTTCTGAAACGACTTAGGCAAAATGACTTACTTTGGGACACAAGAACTATAAAA GAAATAGTCAAAGAGTTGATTCATCAAAAACTAGAGGAATTTCAGAGTACTCAAGCCTTAATCAAATGGACACTTTTACGAGAAAGTTCAGTGAATCGTCATCGGACCAGCAACAACAGAGCGTGCATCTGTGAGATGTTAGAGGACCAAGTCAACAAAACGTACGGGCCTGTGGTGATCCAAGTGTAA
- the LOC128184886 gene encoding uncharacterized protein LOC128184886 isoform X4 — MARICQNDKIEEIQLIPSSLNLDSDETEVKTVLSSENKGELSTIVTTPLPPGKEYHLFMSYSSEDSDDANTLRQHLEERFHLKCLYYERDFQIGKNIDESITEGLRKSVKALLLLSPFYIQSHWCVTEAREACKLSFDDMENHNVIPVLLRHLPKELPPFLNSYVYIDAQREMDVAGKNNKAFNQPGYLDPLQMDKSALSCNGTLLIRKRATKAVFYNHGLAYRFLPLEAFEEEKICQNGIDLVGCKKHFTSIMEDLNNKCLFQNYPVFSSIKWRCLLLFVLSTAFGCIWMASFLLSATYGSTLKPNWIINTMIGLPLLFCICPFGLLLIYICRRRLSKGIHSVVLRNNLRFYRSSKCLVYFDQPTLTEPTLHVFKYNLDDCEDYLLSLLKRLRQNDLLWDTRTIK; from the exons ATGGCTCGGATATGCCAAAATGACAAAATAGAAGAAATACAGCTAATTCCATCTTCACTAAACTTGGACTCCGATGAAACAGAAGTGAAAACAGTCTTAAGCAGCGAAAATAAAGGCGAACTCTCAACAATTGTCACCACACCTCTCCCTCCTGGAAAAGAGTACCATCTCTTCATGTCCTATAGTTCTGAGGACAGCGATGATGCCAACACTCTACGTCAACACTTAGAAGAACGATTTCATTTGAAGTGCTTGTATTATGAAAGGGACTTTCAGATCGGTAAGAACATCGACGAAAGCATCACAGAGGGACTGCGAAAAAGTGTCAAGGCTTTATTACTTCTCAGTCCATTTTACATTCAAAGCCATTGGTGCGTAACCGAGGCTCGGGAAGCGTGTAAGCTTTCGTTTGATGATATGGAAAACCATAATGTAATTCCCGTTCTTCTGAGACATCTACCCAAAGAATTGCCTCCCTTCCTTAATTCATACGTTTACATAGATGCCCAGAGAGAGATGGATGTTGCTGGGAAAAATAATAAGGCATTTAATCAGCCAG gATATTTAGATCCACTACAGATGGACAAATCCG CTTTGTCATGTAATGGAACACTTCTAATTCGGAAAAGAGCAACTAAAGCAGTTTTTTATAACCATGGCTTGGCATATAGGTTTTTACCATTAGAAGCTTTCGAAGAAGAAAAGATTTGTCAAAATGGCATTGATCTGGTTGGG TGCAAGAAACACTTTACCAGTATTATGGAGGATTTAAATAACAAGTGCCTTTTCCAAAACTATCCAGTTTTCTCGTCTATTAAGTGGCGATGTTTGCTGCTCTTTGTCCTAAGCACAGCATTTGGTTGCATTTGGATGGCTTCATTTCTGCTCAGTGCTACTTATGGCAGTACTTTAAAACCCAATTGGATTATAAATACGATGATTGGTCTTCCGCTTCTGTTCTGTATATGTCCATTTGGACTATTACTCATCTATATATGTAGAAGACGG CTTTCTAAAGGAATCCACTCCGTGGTTCTTAGAAACAACCTTAGATTCTACAGAAGCAGCAAATGTCTCGTGTATTTTGACCAACCTACTCTTACTGAACCTACA CTTCATGTCTTCAAATACAATCTTGATGATTGTGAG GATTATCTGTTGTCTCTTCTGAAACGACTTAGGCAAAATGACTTACTTTGGGACACAAGAACTATAAAA TGA
- the LOC128184888 gene encoding proprotein convertase subtilisin/kexin type 5-like, whose amino-acid sequence MKTNSIYFVHFRMVCFLIALQDIETKCLPTELSVLSKQWSQTITSCTKSCPVNQYIFQQACLKECPQFTTQIDNGFIKYCINPFVNELECPSKFCNPEYSYCLNGNCVSSCPEYTVSHNGSCLMKCPKELPYITAYCDGVCYTGAKFCSKTCPYSHPYIFRSLKLLHCLVECPKYTSIDGRFCKLSCPVDSPLLFNNTCFKKCPDTHPMIVIQTSPFNQIFTCRTECPKDNASFRNVCVFVCPNGTFFDNGLQRQCVDQCGNKRPFITTTPSERNSIYYKQCVSSCPLRKYVLNRNATLECVDSCPSSMFSLYNNSCVLKCPLSYPMQMITTVNRIEITICVKSCPNDMFIHGKVCVYRCPTPLVHYMSKCVSECRKSLPIILKINRTCIAACPVRSVRYNNTCIDECPKHAPFIENGTCSAHCADANSLSVNSSVGKTCINSETCTNETMLMNGTNTCIIDCPRKTHVIIKDVCTNISECLEPHVLQDTKRGYQCQENCSSDLYRNGMMCVSQCPGDKLITDRNCTDTCYGTRPFKYGGTECVSECPDEYFKHQNECLTASSCWAYGLYYTFNKTCYVHCPPNTSRHPKVQICIPFDSSKILSEVIAFLFLAICLFIVFYLMCCFKGFNCTGLKSCNGNPGHRYLNDETGDNESRNVNSIEENRAMEDSNSICDQS is encoded by the exons ATGAAAACCAACAGCATTTATTTTGTGCATTTTCGGATGGTTTGTTTTCTCATTGCTCTACAG GATATTGAAACTAAATGCTTGCCCACAGAATTGTCTGTCCTGTCCAAGCAGTGGTCCCAGACGATAACAAGTTGCACAAAAAGCTGTCCTGTGAACCAATACATATTCCAACAAGCTTGCTTAAAAGAATGTCCTCAATTTACTACTCAAATTGACAATGGGTTTATAAAGTACTGTATAAATCCCTTCGTAAATGAATTGGAATGCCCAAGTAAATTTTGTAATCCTGAATATTCATATTGTTTGAATGGAAATTGTGTAAGTTCATGTCCGGAATACACAGTGAGCCATAATGGTTCGTGTTTAATGAAGTGTCCAAAGGAGTTGCCATACATTACGGCTTACTGCGACGGAGTATGTTACACTGGGGCAAAGTTTTGTTCCAAGACATGTCCTTATTCTCATCCATATATTTTTAGGTCCCTAAAACTTCTGCACTGTTTGGTTGAATGCCCAAAATACACCTCTATAGATGGCAGATTTTGCAAATTATCTTGTCCAGTTGATAGCCCTCTTCTTTTCAATAATACATGCTTTAAAAAATGCCCAGATACACATCCAATGATAGTTATTCAAACATCGCCTTTCAATCAAATCTTCACATGCAGGACAGAATGTCCCAAAGACAATGCATCGTTTAGAAAcgtttgtgtttttgtttgtcCCAATGGTACTTTCTTTGACAACGGATTACAAAGGCAATGTGTGGATCAATGTGGAAACAAACGGCCTTTTATTACTACAACACCCTCAGAAAGAAATTCAATCTATTATAAGCAGTGTGTCTCAAGCTGTCCTCTTCgaaaatatgtattaaacaGAAACGCTACTTTGGAATGTGTCGATAGCTGTCCTTCATCAATGTTTTCCTTGTATAATAATTCATGCGTACTAAAATGCCCACTGTCCTATCCCATGCAAATGATAACGACCGTTAACAGAATAGAGATAACCATTTGTGTTAAAAGTTGTCCAAATGATATGTTTATTCATGGAAAGGTATGTGTTTACCGGTGTCCGACACCTCTAGTTCATTACATGTCGAAATGTGTATCTGAATGTCGAAAGTCTCTTCCTATCATATTAAAGATTAACAGAACATGCATTGCCGCATGTCCTGTTAGATCCGTAAGATATAATAATACTTGCATTGATGAATGCCCAAAACATGCACCATTTATTGAAAACGGGACATGCAGTGCACATTGTGCCGATGCGAACTCTCTTTCTGTAAATTCAAGTGTTGGCAAAACATGCATCAACTCTGAAACATGCACTAATGAAACTATGTTGATGAATGGAACCAATACATGCATCATAGATTGTCCTAGAAAAACCCATGTTATCATAAAGGACGTATGCACTAATATCAGCGAATGTCTGGAGCCGCATGTCTTACAAGACACCAAACGAGGATACCAATGTCAAGAGAACTGTTCTAGCGATCTGTATAGAAATGGAATGATGTGTGTATCACAGTGTCCTGGTGATAAATTAATTACGGATAGAAACTGTACTGATACTTGTTATGGAACCAGACCGTTCAAATACGGTGGAACTGAATGCGTTTCTGAGTGTCCGGATGAGTATTTCAAGCATCAAAACGAATGTCTAACTGCAAGTTCCTGCTGGGCTTATGGATTATATTATACGTTTAACAAAACTTGCTACGTACATTGCCCGCCAAATACATCTCGACATCCTAAAGTTCAAATTTGCATACCTTTTGattcttcaaaaatattgagTGAGGTTATAGCTTTTCTCTTCTTAGCCATATGTTTATTTATCGTATTTTACTTGATGTGTTGCTTCAAAGGATTCAACTGTACCGGTCTCAAAAGCTGT AATGGAAACCCCGGGCATAGATATTTGAATGATGAAACCGGTGACAACGAAAGCAGAAATGTTAACTCTATCGAGGAAAACAGAGCAATGGAAGATTCGAATTCAATATGTGATCAAAGTTAG